Proteins encoded within one genomic window of Citrobacter amalonaticus Y19:
- the pcaB gene encoding 3-carboxy-cis,cis-muconate cycloisomerase: MASNVMDSVLFRDSFGTPAMRAVFDDYELIRKYVEVEVALAKAQARCGVIPEAAAKEIAEKCNADTLDFDLLRHETEIVGYPILPLVHQISKQAGESGGYVHWGATTQDIMDTAVVLQIRDAFELIEADMDRLRATLADLSLRYRDTPMAGRTHLQQALPVTFGYKAAIWLDMFERHAERLQQARPRVLVGEFAGAAGTLASLGDKGLAVQKALMEELGLNVPTSTWHVARDGFAEAVNLLAVITGSLGKIAYDVMLMASNEFGELYEPFVKGRGASSTMPQKRNPISSELMLACAKGVRQQAGLMLDAMVQDLERATGPWHAEWIAIPESFVLSAGALHQANFMLAGLEVDEAAMLRNLGMTNGLIVAEAVMMGLAPYIGRQDAHDVVYDACRIVNEKGGHLADVLNAMPTVAQRLDPQLIHQLTDPANYLGMAPEMVDQVLAKYQSRK; the protein is encoded by the coding sequence ATGGCTTCGAATGTAATGGATTCTGTTTTATTTAGAGATTCTTTTGGGACACCGGCAATGCGTGCGGTGTTTGATGATTACGAACTCATTCGCAAATATGTCGAAGTGGAGGTGGCGCTCGCCAAAGCGCAGGCGCGCTGTGGGGTGATCCCGGAAGCGGCAGCCAAAGAGATCGCCGAGAAGTGCAATGCCGATACGCTGGATTTTGATTTGCTGCGCCATGAGACAGAAATTGTCGGTTACCCGATCCTGCCGCTCGTCCACCAGATTTCAAAGCAGGCCGGCGAGTCTGGTGGCTACGTACACTGGGGGGCGACGACGCAGGACATTATGGACACGGCGGTGGTACTGCAAATCCGTGATGCCTTCGAACTGATCGAGGCAGACATGGACCGCTTGCGTGCGACGCTGGCTGACCTGTCGCTGCGCTATCGTGATACGCCAATGGCTGGACGCACCCACTTACAGCAGGCATTGCCGGTGACGTTTGGCTATAAAGCCGCCATCTGGCTGGACATGTTTGAACGCCATGCCGAGCGTTTGCAGCAGGCGCGTCCGCGCGTGCTGGTCGGTGAATTTGCCGGGGCAGCGGGCACGCTGGCGTCGCTGGGTGATAAAGGATTGGCGGTACAAAAAGCGCTGATGGAAGAGTTGGGTCTCAACGTCCCAACCTCCACCTGGCATGTGGCGCGCGACGGCTTTGCCGAAGCGGTGAACCTGCTGGCGGTTATTACCGGTTCGTTAGGGAAGATTGCGTATGACGTCATGCTAATGGCGTCGAACGAGTTTGGCGAACTGTATGAACCGTTCGTCAAAGGACGCGGTGCGAGCAGCACAATGCCGCAAAAACGCAACCCTATCTCCAGCGAACTGATGCTGGCCTGCGCGAAAGGCGTTCGTCAACAGGCCGGACTGATGCTGGATGCGATGGTTCAGGATCTGGAACGCGCGACCGGGCCGTGGCATGCGGAGTGGATTGCGATCCCGGAAAGTTTCGTGCTGAGTGCAGGCGCGCTGCATCAGGCCAACTTTATGCTGGCAGGGCTGGAAGTCGATGAAGCGGCGATGCTGCGCAATCTGGGGATGACCAATGGGCTGATCGTGGCAGAAGCGGTGATGATGGGGCTGGCTCCGTACATCGGTCGCCAGGATGCTCACGATGTCGTCTATGACGCCTGTCGTATCGTCAACGAGAAGGGCGGTCACCTGGCCGACGTGCTCAACGCCATGCCGACCGTCGCGCAACGGCTGGATCCGCAACTGATTCACCAACTGACCGACCCGGCAAATTATTTGGGCATGGCGCCTGAAATGGTCGATCAGGTGCTGGCCAAATATCAGTCACGGAAATGA
- a CDS encoding DASS family sodium-coupled anion symporter, whose amino-acid sequence MSTNSVAGKKLISFLIPLVIGAVIWFIPVPDGLTPAAWHMFAIFAATIAAILTQPLPSGAVMLIALCVVIFSNTLTEAKALSGFASGTVWLIFCAYVLSLGFVTSGLGKRIAYKMLSLFGGSSLGIAYSLGVSDLIMAPAMPSVTARSGGIIFPIARSINDVLGSAPGATGKRIGDFLTMVCFQFTPITGAIFLTGMAANPLVASLAKSTLGLEITWGGWFISAVVPAMVCFCLMPLLVYKLLDPELKHTPEAKAMGKQSLSELGGMSSNEKKVAVGFVLALVGWGTSLITGISATSVGLGLAAYLFATGAVSWKSLLNDHAAWDTVIWFSVIISLATGLADLGFIKWMTVKLGSGIQGFGAMEAFIVLGVLYIYVHYLFATATGHVAALYAPFAATAIAAGAPPMMVAICFGIFSNLMWGNTEYGGGPGPIYFAQGYFERPRFYRINLCVVTFNVIIIFAVGMLWWKLLGYY is encoded by the coding sequence ATGTCTACGAATTCTGTCGCGGGAAAGAAACTTATCTCATTTCTGATCCCGCTGGTGATTGGTGCCGTCATTTGGTTTATTCCCGTCCCTGACGGGTTAACACCGGCGGCCTGGCATATGTTTGCGATTTTTGCCGCGACCATTGCGGCAATCCTGACCCAACCGCTCCCGTCGGGGGCGGTGATGCTGATTGCGCTTTGCGTGGTTATCTTTAGCAACACCTTGACCGAGGCGAAGGCGCTGTCGGGTTTTGCCTCCGGCACCGTGTGGCTGATTTTCTGCGCCTACGTGCTCTCGCTGGGGTTTGTGACCTCCGGACTGGGGAAACGTATTGCCTATAAAATGCTGTCGCTGTTTGGCGGAAGCAGCCTGGGAATAGCCTATTCGCTTGGTGTTTCCGACCTGATCATGGCCCCGGCGATGCCTTCCGTGACGGCGCGTTCTGGTGGGATTATTTTCCCTATCGCCCGCTCAATCAACGATGTACTCGGCTCGGCACCCGGCGCGACCGGTAAGCGAATTGGCGATTTCTTAACGATGGTCTGCTTTCAGTTCACGCCGATCACCGGGGCCATATTTTTAACGGGGATGGCGGCGAACCCGCTGGTGGCAAGTCTGGCAAAATCCACGCTGGGCCTGGAGATCACCTGGGGCGGCTGGTTTATTTCCGCCGTGGTACCGGCGATGGTCTGTTTTTGTCTGATGCCGCTGCTGGTCTACAAGCTGCTGGATCCGGAACTGAAGCACACGCCGGAAGCCAAAGCGATGGGCAAACAGTCGCTCAGCGAACTGGGCGGGATGAGCAGTAATGAGAAAAAGGTCGCCGTGGGTTTTGTGCTGGCGCTGGTGGGCTGGGGAACCAGTCTGATCACCGGGATCTCCGCGACGTCAGTCGGGCTGGGTCTGGCCGCCTATCTGTTTGCGACCGGGGCCGTCAGCTGGAAAAGTCTCCTCAATGACCATGCGGCATGGGATACGGTTATCTGGTTTAGCGTGATCATCAGCCTGGCGACGGGGTTGGCTGATTTGGGATTCATCAAATGGATGACGGTGAAGTTGGGCAGTGGGATTCAGGGATTCGGCGCAATGGAAGCCTTTATCGTGCTCGGGGTCTTGTACATCTACGTCCACTACCTGTTTGCTACCGCCACGGGGCACGTTGCCGCGCTGTACGCGCCGTTTGCCGCAACGGCGATTGCGGCCGGGGCACCGCCGATGATGGTGGCTATCTGCTTCGGTATCTTCAGTAACCTGATGTGGGGAAACACCGAGTACGGCGGCGGACCCGGGCCTATCTACTTCGCGCAAGGCTATTTCGAGCGACCGCGGTTTTACCGAATCAACCTGTGCGTGGTGACGTTCAATGTGATTATCATTTTTGCAGTTGGCATGCTGTGGTGGAAGCTGCTGGGTTACTATTAA
- the dinG gene encoding ATP-dependent DNA helicase DinG, with protein sequence MALTAALKAQIAAWYKALQEQIPDFIPRAPQRQMIADVAKTLTGEEGRHLAIEAPTGVGKTLSYLIPGIAIAREEQKTLVVSTANVALQDQIYSKDLPLLRKIIPDLRFTAAFGRGRYVCPRNLTALASTEPTQQDLLAFLDDELTPNNQEEQKRCAKLKGDLDSYKWDGLRDHTDIAIDDDLWRRLSTDKASCLNRNCHYYRECPFFVARREIQEAEVVVANHALVMAAMESEAVLPDPKNLLLVLDEGHHLPDVARDALEMSAEITAPWYRLQLDLFSKLVATCMEQFRPKTTPPLANPERLNAHCEELYELIASLNSILNLYMPAGQEAEYRFAMGTLPDEVMEICQRLAKLTETLRGLAELFLNDLSEKTGSHDVVRLHRAILQMNRALGMFEAQSKLWRLASLAQSSGAPVSKWTTRDVRDGQPHVWFHCVGIRVSDQLERLLWRSVPHIIVTSATLRSLNSFSRLQEMSGLKEKAGDRFVALDSPFNHVEQGKIVIPQMQYEPLIDNEEQHIAEMAAYFRQELESKKHTGMLVLFASGRAMQRFLEHVTDLRLLLLVQGDQPRYRLVELHRKRVENGERSVLVGLQSFAEGLDLKGDLLSQVHIHKIAFPPIDSPVVITEGEWLKSLNRYPFEVQSLPAASFNLIQQVGRLIRSHSCWGEVVIYDKRLLTKNYGQRLLNALPVFPIEQPDVPEVKKRPATLAAGRKKSVRTKKRGSTGK encoded by the coding sequence ATGGCATTAACCGCTGCGCTCAAAGCGCAAATCGCCGCCTGGTATAAGGCGCTTCAGGAACAGATCCCCGACTTTATCCCCCGTGCGCCGCAGCGGCAGATGATTGCTGATGTCGCGAAAACGCTGACCGGAGAAGAAGGGCGCCATCTGGCGATTGAAGCACCCACCGGGGTGGGGAAAACCCTGTCTTATCTCATTCCCGGTATTGCCATTGCGCGGGAAGAGCAAAAAACGCTGGTAGTCAGTACCGCCAACGTGGCGTTGCAGGATCAGATCTACAGTAAAGATCTGCCATTACTGCGCAAAATCATTCCCGATCTTCGCTTTACCGCCGCGTTTGGTCGCGGCCGCTATGTGTGCCCGCGAAATCTGACTGCGCTGGCCAGCACTGAGCCCACGCAGCAGGATCTGCTCGCGTTTCTTGATGATGAACTCACACCGAACAATCAGGAAGAGCAGAAGCGCTGCGCAAAGCTGAAAGGCGACCTTGACAGCTACAAGTGGGACGGCCTGCGCGATCATACGGATATCGCCATTGATGACGATCTCTGGCGGCGACTGAGTACCGATAAAGCCAGTTGCCTGAACCGCAACTGTCATTACTATCGTGAATGCCCGTTCTTTGTGGCGCGTCGCGAGATTCAGGAAGCGGAAGTGGTGGTGGCAAACCATGCGCTAGTGATGGCGGCGATGGAAAGCGAAGCGGTTTTGCCGGACCCGAAAAACCTGCTGCTGGTGCTCGATGAAGGCCATCACCTGCCGGACGTCGCCCGCGATGCGCTGGAAATGAGTGCCGAAATTACCGCCCCCTGGTATCGCCTGCAACTGGATCTGTTCAGCAAACTGGTGGCGACCTGCATGGAGCAGTTTCGTCCCAAAACCACGCCGCCGCTGGCGAATCCGGAGCGTCTGAACGCCCATTGCGAAGAGCTGTATGAGCTCATCGCCTCGCTTAATAGCATCCTCAATCTGTACATGCCTGCCGGGCAGGAGGCGGAATATCGCTTTGCGATGGGAACTCTGCCGGATGAAGTGATGGAGATTTGCCAGCGTCTGGCGAAGCTCACCGAAACGCTGCGCGGTCTGGCGGAGCTGTTTTTAAACGATCTCAGCGAGAAAACCGGCAGCCATGATGTTGTGCGCCTGCACCGGGCTATTTTACAGATGAACCGGGCGCTGGGGATGTTTGAGGCACAAAGCAAACTGTGGCGGCTGGCCTCGCTGGCTCAGTCGTCCGGCGCGCCGGTGTCGAAATGGACGACGCGCGATGTGCGCGACGGGCAGCCTCACGTCTGGTTTCACTGTGTAGGGATCCGCGTGAGCGATCAACTGGAGCGGTTACTCTGGCGCAGCGTGCCGCATATCATCGTCACTTCTGCCACGCTGCGTTCGCTGAACAGCTTTTCACGCCTGCAGGAGATGAGCGGTCTGAAGGAGAAGGCCGGAGACCGCTTTGTCGCGCTCGATTCGCCGTTTAACCATGTCGAACAGGGGAAAATTGTCATTCCCCAAATGCAGTATGAGCCGCTTATCGATAATGAAGAGCAGCATATTGCGGAGATGGCGGCCTATTTTCGTCAGGAGCTTGAAAGCAAAAAGCACACCGGGATGCTGGTGCTGTTTGCCAGCGGAAGGGCGATGCAGCGATTTCTGGAACATGTCACCGATCTGCGTCTGCTGCTGCTGGTCCAGGGTGACCAGCCGCGTTACCGACTGGTGGAACTACACCGTAAGCGGGTGGAGAACGGTGAGCGTAGCGTGTTGGTTGGGTTGCAATCTTTCGCCGAGGGGCTGGATCTGAAAGGGGATTTGCTCAGCCAGGTGCATATCCACAAGATTGCGTTCCCGCCCATCGACAGTCCGGTGGTGATCACCGAAGGCGAATGGCTCAAAAGCCTCAACCGCTATCCGTTTGAGGTGCAAAGCCTGCCCGCCGCGTCGTTTAATCTCATTCAGCAGGTCGGACGTTTGATTCGCAGCCATAGCTGCTGGGGCGAAGTGGTGATTTATGATAAACGGCTCCTCACCAAAAATTATGGTCAACGGTTGCTGAACGCGCTGCCGGTATTCCCGATTGAACAACCCGACGTGCCGGAAGTAAAAAAACGCCCGGCAACACTCGCCGCCGGGCGTAAAAAAAGCGTCCGTACTAAAAAGCGCGGTTCTACTGGTAAATAA
- a CDS encoding fimbrial protein yields MKTFWFVLLCGMACQAMADEIPISILGNIYANTCKVDSASQDLTVSLGKANSSDFKDVGDTGVWKTFDLTLSSCPSSLVLATATFHGMPDSVHPTKFANTGTAKGLALELADPQDQIALAPHSSFNVLINQSDHTADFPLAARYYATSMPVTAGTFSSVVQVTFIYQ; encoded by the coding sequence ATGAAAACATTCTGGTTTGTTCTGCTTTGCGGGATGGCCTGTCAGGCCATGGCAGACGAGATCCCGATTAGCATTCTGGGCAACATTTATGCCAACACGTGTAAGGTGGACAGCGCCAGCCAGGATTTAACGGTGAGCCTGGGTAAGGCGAATTCAAGCGATTTTAAAGACGTGGGCGATACTGGCGTGTGGAAGACGTTTGATCTGACGCTGTCGAGCTGTCCTTCAAGCCTGGTATTGGCGACCGCCACCTTTCACGGTATGCCGGACAGCGTGCATCCGACAAAATTCGCCAATACCGGTACGGCAAAAGGACTGGCGCTTGAGCTCGCTGACCCTCAGGATCAGATAGCGCTCGCGCCACACTCAAGCTTCAACGTGTTGATCAACCAAAGCGATCACACGGCGGATTTCCCGCTGGCCGCCCGCTACTATGCAACGTCGATGCCCGTGACGGCAGGCACTTTCAGCAGCGTTGTGCAGGTGACATTTATTTACCAGTAG
- a CDS encoding fimbrial protein, giving the protein MQIAKQCFLLLILATAALFMPHAKASCQTPNIPALLSLSSISVATSLPVGETIPGTERTVHVAGECLMDIDVGLPIIACYNGFGQEIPGLPGVYDSGVSGVGVALRNEQGQRVTGAAARFCPATMPVGEVASDGSRSFSFDVTLELVKTSETVDSGSLTPSNTQFNIGVYGQEGIGYPNSISYSGDVQVKNVTCSVAPKSLTVQLGDIPLSSFTGPGKVLPQKVVDITMLCNQTVQPQVMVTSGNGYEQNYSGVLKLTQESNVATGVGVRVMMNGQSVRFGTYTTTATPVYENINSSIPFTFAYEQTADEVTPGTANAVATITLGYK; this is encoded by the coding sequence ATGCAAATAGCAAAACAGTGTTTTTTACTTCTGATTCTGGCGACCGCTGCGCTCTTTATGCCGCACGCAAAAGCCTCTTGCCAAACACCCAATATACCGGCGCTATTATCACTGTCATCTATTTCGGTAGCCACCAGTCTTCCCGTCGGGGAGACGATTCCGGGAACTGAACGTACCGTGCATGTGGCAGGGGAATGTTTGATGGACATAGATGTGGGACTCCCTATCATCGCCTGTTACAACGGCTTCGGCCAGGAAATACCGGGACTCCCGGGCGTCTATGATAGCGGTGTTTCCGGCGTTGGCGTAGCGCTCAGGAATGAACAAGGGCAACGCGTGACAGGCGCGGCAGCTCGATTTTGTCCAGCGACAATGCCCGTTGGCGAAGTCGCCAGTGACGGCTCGCGATCGTTTAGCTTTGACGTCACGCTGGAACTGGTGAAGACCAGCGAAACCGTCGACTCCGGCTCACTCACACCCAGTAATACACAGTTCAACATTGGCGTTTATGGCCAGGAAGGGATTGGCTATCCCAACTCTATCTCCTACTCGGGTGATGTACAGGTTAAAAACGTAACCTGCTCTGTTGCCCCCAAATCGCTTACCGTCCAACTGGGCGACATTCCGCTTAGCTCGTTCACCGGCCCGGGAAAAGTACTCCCACAGAAAGTGGTCGACATCACTATGCTGTGTAACCAAACCGTGCAGCCTCAGGTCATGGTCACCAGCGGAAATGGCTATGAGCAAAACTATTCTGGGGTGCTAAAGCTGACACAGGAAAGCAATGTCGCTACCGGTGTGGGCGTCAGGGTCATGATGAACGGACAAAGCGTGCGATTTGGCACTTACACGACGACGGCAACCCCTGTCTATGAAAACATTAATTCTTCCATTCCGTTTACTTTCGCTTATGAACAAACGGCCGACGAAGTAACGCCGGGAACAGCCAACGCCGTTGCCACCATTACGCTGGGTTACAAATGA
- a CDS encoding fimbria/pilus outer membrane usher protein, which produces MYTNQKPLSCRLFTLLVILFGLAIACFAQQTRADDYFNPALLDVDNPQQEKTDLSIYEKGPGQAPGKYQVSIFINNNKIDTRDVTFNLQKDGDGNSSLQPCFSLDDLKNLGIKTKKFSQLIGENQCANLSAIPSASATFHVRNQQLLLSIPQSALGQVPRGYIDPTEYDEGINAGLLNYSATASQSYSRQPGVQDNSSQYVNLRPGLNLGAWRLRNYSTWNRSTTGHETQQKFSSVYTYAQRDIVAMKSSLTVGQSSSPSDVFDSVPYTGAQLNSDTDMQPDSEKGYAPIIRGTAHSNALVMVRQNGYVIYQNTVAPGTFEINDLYPTGSSGDLQVTVKETDGSESHFVVPYASVPVLQREKSLHYNVTAGRYRSYDTDVEKTPFAQGSAIYGLPHGFTAYGGAQQSSHYQSQALGAGKNMGSLGAFSIDVTRAKALLKKQQSSKGQSWRARYSKNFAGMGTNFSLAGYRYNSKGFYTLEDTMSSYTHSSDASAPQQRRARTEASIDQTLGEGWGSVTLSLVKETYWSQSQDMTSMSVSYNNSWRGISYSLSYSMNKNSQDNGDFGESVSNDKQLSLSVSVPLDRWMHNTWATYNLNNTKDGTTQNMGINGTALQNDNLNWNIQHGLSTTGSGSSTSMNADYKSTYGELSGGVSQDKYQQTVNVALQGGVVAHANGITLSQPLGETIALIKAPGTHGTHITNQTGVETDFRGYTVVPFVTAYRHNALSLDTETLPDDADVTHAALTVTPTRGAVVRASFNTRVGSRVLMRLTQNGKPLPFGASVTTQDKDGEFIVGNDGQTYLSGMPSHGLLSVSWGQDASEHCDVQYALPEEKNKNAIINAAAQCR; this is translated from the coding sequence ATGTACACGAATCAGAAACCCTTATCCTGCCGATTATTCACGCTGCTGGTCATTTTATTTGGCCTGGCAATAGCGTGTTTTGCGCAGCAAACAAGAGCAGATGATTATTTTAACCCCGCGCTGCTGGATGTTGATAACCCGCAGCAGGAAAAAACAGACCTTTCCATTTATGAGAAAGGGCCTGGCCAGGCACCAGGCAAATATCAGGTTTCCATTTTTATTAATAATAATAAAATCGACACTCGCGATGTCACCTTTAACTTGCAAAAGGACGGTGACGGAAATTCATCGCTACAGCCGTGTTTTAGTCTCGATGATTTAAAAAACCTCGGCATTAAAACCAAAAAATTCTCACAGTTGATAGGCGAAAACCAGTGTGCAAACTTAAGCGCGATTCCATCCGCTTCCGCGACATTTCACGTTCGCAATCAGCAACTGCTGCTCAGTATTCCTCAGTCTGCGCTGGGCCAGGTGCCACGCGGCTATATTGATCCAACAGAATACGACGAAGGGATAAACGCAGGGTTACTTAACTACAGCGCTACCGCCAGCCAGAGTTATTCCCGCCAGCCAGGCGTTCAGGATAATAGCAGTCAGTATGTCAACCTGCGCCCTGGCCTTAATCTCGGCGCATGGCGTCTGCGTAACTACTCAACCTGGAATCGCAGCACCACGGGCCACGAGACGCAGCAGAAATTTTCATCGGTTTATACCTATGCCCAGCGCGATATCGTGGCGATGAAAAGCAGCCTGACCGTCGGGCAAAGTTCCTCCCCGTCAGACGTGTTCGACAGCGTACCTTATACCGGCGCCCAGCTTAATTCCGACACTGACATGCAGCCAGATAGCGAGAAAGGATACGCGCCGATCATTCGCGGCACCGCGCACAGTAACGCCCTGGTGATGGTTCGCCAGAATGGTTACGTCATCTATCAGAACACGGTCGCGCCCGGAACCTTCGAAATTAACGACCTCTACCCCACGGGCAGCAGCGGTGACCTTCAGGTCACGGTGAAAGAGACAGATGGCAGCGAAAGCCATTTCGTCGTGCCTTATGCCTCAGTGCCAGTGCTACAGCGTGAGAAAAGCCTGCATTACAACGTGACCGCAGGCCGTTACCGCTCTTATGACACCGATGTAGAAAAAACGCCCTTTGCCCAGGGGAGCGCCATTTATGGTCTGCCCCATGGTTTCACCGCCTATGGTGGTGCACAACAGAGCAGTCACTACCAGTCACAAGCGCTGGGGGCCGGGAAAAACATGGGCAGTCTTGGCGCATTCTCCATCGATGTGACGCGCGCGAAAGCGCTGCTTAAAAAGCAGCAGTCGAGCAAAGGTCAGTCGTGGCGCGCGCGCTACAGCAAAAATTTTGCCGGTATGGGTACCAACTTTTCACTGGCCGGATATCGCTATAACAGCAAAGGGTTTTACACCCTGGAAGACACCATGTCGTCTTACACCCATTCGTCTGACGCTTCCGCGCCGCAACAGCGCCGCGCCCGTACTGAAGCGTCCATCGACCAGACCCTGGGTGAAGGCTGGGGATCCGTCACGCTAAGCCTGGTCAAAGAGACTTACTGGAGTCAGAGTCAGGATATGACCTCCATGAGCGTCAGCTATAACAACAGTTGGCGTGGCATCAGTTACAGCCTGAGCTACAGCATGAATAAAAACAGTCAGGACAATGGCGATTTCGGTGAATCTGTAAGCAATGACAAACAGTTATCGCTGAGCGTCTCCGTGCCGCTCGACCGCTGGATGCACAACACCTGGGCCACGTACAACCTGAACAACACCAAAGATGGCACCACGCAAAATATGGGGATTAACGGTACGGCTCTGCAAAATGACAATCTGAACTGGAATATCCAGCACGGGCTGAGCACAACGGGTAGCGGTAGCTCGACCAGCATGAACGCCGATTACAAGTCCACTTACGGCGAACTGAGTGGCGGCGTGAGTCAGGATAAATATCAACAGACCGTTAACGTCGCTCTCCAGGGCGGTGTCGTGGCCCATGCCAACGGTATCACCCTGAGCCAGCCGCTCGGTGAAACCATCGCGCTGATTAAAGCGCCAGGCACACATGGCACACATATCACTAACCAGACCGGCGTGGAAACGGATTTTCGCGGTTATACCGTGGTGCCGTTTGTCACTGCCTATCGCCACAATGCCCTCTCGCTGGATACCGAGACGCTACCGGATGATGCCGATGTCACGCATGCCGCGTTGACGGTCACACCGACCCGAGGCGCCGTGGTACGCGCCAGTTTCAACACCCGTGTGGGGAGCAGAGTATTAATGCGACTGACGCAAAACGGGAAACCGCTGCCCTTTGGGGCGAGCGTGACCACTCAGGACAAGGATGGCGAGTTTATTGTTGGCAATGATGGCCAGACTTACCTCTCCGGCATGCCCTCGCACGGTCTGCTCTCTGTTTCCTGGGGTCAGGACGCCAGCGAGCATTGTGACGTGCAATATGCGTTGCCTGAAGAGAAAAATAAAAATGCAATCATCAACGCTGCCGCGCAGTGTCGCTGA
- a CDS encoding molecular chaperone: MRHGLLLSSLLLAVTTAHAGVIINGTRLVYQGDKKESSIGLSNPDTTDYLVQSWVDAGMKKRTEAPFLITPPLFRLNAKEDNVLRVVRTGGNIQEDRESLYWLNIKAIPSSKQDKDANTLQIAINTRIKLLYRPSGVKGKPEEVAEKLEWHREGNDLVVNNPTPFYMNFQSVTLNGNKVTKATWAVPETETHIALPANTAGTTVAWSIITDYGSISKTWSKTVH; encoded by the coding sequence ATGCGCCACGGTCTTTTACTCAGCTCTCTTTTACTCGCTGTAACAACAGCTCACGCAGGTGTGATTATTAATGGCACTCGACTGGTTTACCAGGGTGATAAAAAAGAGTCATCAATCGGTCTTTCAAACCCAGACACAACGGATTATCTGGTTCAGTCATGGGTGGATGCCGGTATGAAAAAAAGAACGGAGGCGCCTTTTCTGATTACTCCACCATTATTTCGACTCAATGCCAAAGAGGATAATGTTTTGCGCGTAGTGCGTACTGGCGGAAATATCCAGGAAGATCGGGAGTCACTGTACTGGTTAAATATTAAAGCTATTCCGTCCTCCAAACAGGATAAGGATGCAAATACCCTGCAAATCGCCATCAATACCCGGATTAAATTGTTATATCGACCTTCTGGCGTGAAAGGTAAGCCGGAAGAGGTGGCGGAAAAACTGGAATGGCATCGTGAAGGTAACGATCTGGTCGTGAATAACCCGACCCCGTTCTATATGAACTTCCAGAGCGTCACGCTCAACGGTAACAAGGTGACAAAAGCGACCTGGGCTGTTCCTGAAACCGAGACGCATATTGCCCTTCCTGCCAATACCGCAGGGACGACCGTGGCCTGGTCCATCATTACGGATTACGGCAGCATCAGCAAAACCTGGTCAAAAACCGTTCATTAA
- a CDS encoding fimbrial protein, whose protein sequence is MNKIALGLFIAATVGCSASAFAATDGEGQINFTGEIIDSACQVVNAVSNPLNVQLGKVSKTVFTGAGSTSTLTKFDIQLKDCPETVTSAAINFGGTPDADNNATLALTPDVDAATGVAIQLVDSSAQPVSLYSPTRQYPLASGTAVNNLEFGARYIQTQTAITAGPANSVSTFTVIYN, encoded by the coding sequence ATGAACAAAATTGCGTTAGGTTTATTTATTGCTGCAACCGTGGGATGTTCCGCATCTGCATTTGCAGCCACTGATGGTGAAGGACAAATTAACTTTACAGGGGAAATCATCGATTCCGCCTGTCAGGTGGTGAATGCTGTCAGTAATCCATTGAATGTACAGTTAGGCAAGGTCTCTAAAACCGTCTTTACCGGTGCTGGCTCTACCAGCACATTGACGAAATTTGATATCCAACTGAAAGATTGCCCTGAGACAGTCACCTCAGCAGCCATTAATTTCGGTGGTACACCGGATGCGGATAACAACGCCACGCTGGCGTTAACACCGGATGTCGATGCGGCAACGGGCGTGGCGATCCAACTGGTTGACTCTTCAGCGCAACCCGTCAGTCTCTATTCCCCTACCCGGCAGTATCCGTTAGCGTCCGGTACCGCGGTCAACAATCTCGAATTCGGTGCACGTTATATTCAGACTCAGACAGCTATCACTGCAGGTCCGGCTAACTCAGTTTCTACGTTTACCGTAATTTATAACTAA